GGGTGAGCGCACCGAACGGATCGGCGAGTGGGCGCTGAGCCTGGGACTGTTGACCGGGCTGTTCGCGCTGACCAGCACGATGGCCCAGATCGAGCGGGGCGCCAACCGGATCTACGGGGTCGAGCGGGACCGCCCCGCGTTGTGGAAGTACCTGCGGGCCGCCGTGCTGGCCGTCGCCGCCGGTCTGCCGGCGCTCTTCGGCTTCCTGATCCTGGTCGCCGGCGGGCCGATGGGCGACTCGGTGCAGCGGCACTACCGCTGGGGTGCCGGCGTCGACGCCGGCTGGGACGTGGTCCGCTGGCCGGTCAGCCTCGGCCTGACCGTCGTGGCCGTCGCGGTGCTGTTCCGGCACGCTCCCCGACGCAAACAGCCCGGACTGTCCTGGCTGTTCTTCGGCGCCGGCATCGCCACCGTGCTCTGGTGGGTGGCCAGCCTGCTGCTGGCGGCGTACGTGGCGTTCGCCGAGGGTTTCGGGCAGACCTACGGCGCACTGACCGGGATGATGGCGTTGCTGCTCTGGGCCAACCTGACCGGCATCGCGCTCTTCGGCGGGCTGGCCTTCGCCGCCCAACTGGAGGCGCAGCGGATCGGGGTGCGGGACCCGGCCCAGCCGGACCTGTGGGAGCCCGAGGCGCGTCGGTCCAGTCTCGACGACACCGGGGAAATGACCTCGTTGTGACCTCCGAGTGCCCGGTTGCGTGTACCGCGACCGTGGATCGGGTAGAAGCGGCACGCCACAGCGAGAGGGAGGCTGCCGTGACCGGGGTCAAAGAGGTACTGCGACGACCACTGGGTCATTTCACCCAACGGAGCCTCGCCGGACTGGCGCTGCTGCTCGCCGCCGGGGTCGCGTTCGCGCTGCTGCTGGTGCTGGTCCGGGTGGAGTGGACCCCGCTGTACGACGTCGACCACGGCATCGCGGCCTGGCTCAACGACCAGATCGCACCGATCGGCCCGCTGGTCACGGTGCTCACCGCGATCACCGACCTGGGTGGCCGACCGGTGATCATGTGGCTGGTCAGCGTGGCCGTGGTGGGCCTGCTGATCCGCAAGCAGGGCCGGCTGGCGGTCTACGTGATCGTCACCGGGCTCGGCGCGCTGATCCTCGACCCCTCGCTGAAGACGCTCGTCGACCGGCTGCGCCCGGAGGTGGACGTGCCGATCGGCACGTACGCCGGGCAGAGCTTCCCCAGTGGGCACGCGCTGGGCTCGATGGTGGCCTACGGCGCGATCCTGCTGGTCTTCCTGCCCGCCATCGCACCCCGCTGGCGCAAGCTGGCGATCGCGCTGGTGGGCGTGGTGGTGTTCCTGATCGGCTTCACCCGGGTCGCTCTCGGCGTGCACTTCGTCTCCGACGTGCTCGGTGCCTGGCTGCTCGGCGCGGCCTGGCTGGGCATCACCGCGTACGCCTTCCGGTTGTGGCGGTTGGAGCGGGGCCGACCGGTGGCGGCGCTGACCGAGGGGTTGGAGCCGGAGGCCGCACACGAGGTGGCTCCCGCCCCGGACGAGGGCAAGCTGCTGCCGCACGCCCGCGCCGGCATCGCCGAACTGGTCGTCGGCTGGGTGCTGATCTTCGGCGTGCTCTACGGTTTCGGCACCTACGTCAGCTACCACGCCGACGGGACCTTCTTCGCCACCCTCGACACCGCCGTGCCGAACTGGTTCGACGAGCACCGCACCCCGTGGCGTGACGACTTCAGCTACTGGTGGAGCAAGGTCGGCGACACCCACGCGATCCTGCTGATCGGGGTGGTCTTCTGCCCGCTGGTGCTGGCCGTCTGGCGGCGCTGGCGACCGGTGCTCTTCGTGGCGCTGACCATGTTCGGCGAGCTGAGCCTCTTCCTCGCCTCGGCCGCCGCGGTGGACCGGCCCCGTCCGCCGATCGAGAACCTGGACGGGCCGATGCCCACCTCGTCCTTCCCGTCCGGCCACATCGCCGCGACCCTCTGCATCTGGGTGGCCGTCGCGGTCGTGATCTTCCCG
Above is a window of Micromonospora yangpuensis DNA encoding:
- a CDS encoding YihY/virulence factor BrkB family protein yields the protein MSSTRLVPETRLMADEQLSADDAWHALRRHGGWRLLHDAFVRFRYGDGFSHARAFAFQLCLAVVPFLIALTGLITELGVREGGEVVADTVLALTPGASETMVKELLGEGERTERIGEWALSLGLLTGLFALTSTMAQIERGANRIYGVERDRPALWKYLRAAVLAVAAGLPALFGFLILVAGGPMGDSVQRHYRWGAGVDAGWDVVRWPVSLGLTVVAVAVLFRHAPRRKQPGLSWLFFGAGIATVLWWVASLLLAAYVAFAEGFGQTYGALTGMMALLLWANLTGIALFGGLAFAAQLEAQRIGVRDPAQPDLWEPEARRSSLDDTGEMTSL
- a CDS encoding phosphatase PAP2 family protein; the protein is MTGVKEVLRRPLGHFTQRSLAGLALLLAAGVAFALLLVLVRVEWTPLYDVDHGIAAWLNDQIAPIGPLVTVLTAITDLGGRPVIMWLVSVAVVGLLIRKQGRLAVYVIVTGLGALILDPSLKTLVDRLRPEVDVPIGTYAGQSFPSGHALGSMVAYGAILLVFLPAIAPRWRKLAIALVGVVVFLIGFTRVALGVHFVSDVLGAWLLGAAWLGITAYAFRLWRLERGRPVAALTEGLEPEAAHEVAPAPDEGKLLPHARAGIAELVVGWVLIFGVLYGFGTYVSYHADGTFFATLDTAVPNWFDEHRTPWRDDFSYWWSKVGDTHAILLIGVVFCPLVLAVWRRWRPVLFVALTMFGELSLFLASAAAVDRPRPPIENLDGPMPTSSFPSGHIAATLCIWVAVAVVIFPRTDRWWRWVFVALAVVMPVGVAVSRMYRGMHHPTDFMGAIMLTALWIGLLYWVVRPNADVYEGNQPSIESEDVDTLDDELAKASRAE